One stretch of Roseimicrobium sp. ORNL1 DNA includes these proteins:
- a CDS encoding MATE family efflux transporter, whose translation MEKPSLWRSIVQSLRGEEHDYTAESLNRAVFLLSVPMVLEMLMESLFAITDIFWVSHLGKNAVAVVGITESVMSLVYAVAIGMCFAASAIVSRRIGEKDPERASQAAGQIVVLGILMASGMGVVLGYFAEDILRLMSQSEAVVEMGTPFIRIMLGGNITVFMIFLINAIFRGAGDAVIAMRTLMLANVINMALGPCFVFGWGPFPEMGVTGAAVATNIGRGIGVLYQLWHLLGHHSRIHVHLYHLRPAREVLHTIISTSKNGIAQLLISTTSWVGLYKILAMFHEAALAGYTIALRLIMFMLLPAWGIANAGSTLVGQNLGAERPDRAERAVWIAVKWNTIFLGAVGVLYVIFAHSLASIFASEPDVLHEATRSLWIVSLAFPFYAAGMCFEGAFNGSGDTWTPTRLNFFCFWLGQVPLALIFAVPLKMGALGVYIAVPVSFGVLTLWSAVLFRRGKWKEKKV comes from the coding sequence ATGGAAAAGCCCTCCCTGTGGCGGAGCATTGTTCAATCGCTGCGGGGCGAGGAGCATGACTACACCGCCGAATCTCTCAATCGAGCCGTCTTCCTCCTCTCCGTGCCCATGGTGCTGGAGATGCTCATGGAGTCGTTGTTCGCGATCACGGACATCTTCTGGGTCTCACACCTTGGAAAGAATGCGGTCGCTGTCGTAGGCATCACGGAGTCCGTGATGAGCCTGGTCTATGCCGTGGCCATTGGCATGTGCTTTGCCGCCTCTGCCATTGTGTCGCGACGCATCGGTGAGAAAGATCCCGAACGTGCTTCACAAGCCGCGGGACAAATCGTCGTGCTTGGCATCCTGATGGCTTCCGGCATGGGTGTCGTACTCGGCTACTTCGCGGAAGACATCCTGCGACTCATGAGTCAGAGCGAGGCCGTGGTGGAGATGGGCACCCCCTTCATCCGCATCATGCTGGGCGGGAACATCACCGTCTTCATGATCTTCCTCATCAACGCCATCTTCCGTGGCGCGGGTGATGCGGTCATCGCCATGCGCACCTTGATGCTCGCGAACGTCATCAACATGGCGCTGGGCCCGTGCTTTGTGTTTGGCTGGGGACCTTTCCCCGAGATGGGTGTGACCGGCGCCGCCGTGGCCACCAATATCGGTCGCGGCATCGGTGTGCTCTACCAGCTCTGGCATTTGCTCGGGCATCACAGCCGCATTCATGTGCATCTGTATCACCTGCGTCCCGCGCGTGAGGTGTTGCACACGATCATCAGCACTTCGAAGAATGGCATCGCGCAGTTGCTCATCAGCACCACGAGCTGGGTGGGCCTGTACAAGATCCTCGCGATGTTTCATGAGGCCGCTCTCGCGGGCTATACCATCGCGTTGCGTTTGATCATGTTCATGCTGCTACCCGCGTGGGGCATTGCCAATGCAGGCTCCACCCTCGTGGGACAGAACCTCGGCGCCGAGCGGCCGGACCGCGCGGAGAGAGCCGTGTGGATCGCCGTGAAGTGGAACACCATCTTCCTCGGCGCGGTCGGTGTGTTGTATGTCATCTTCGCACATTCCCTCGCCTCCATCTTCGCCTCCGAACCAGACGTGCTTCACGAAGCCACCCGCTCCCTGTGGATCGTCTCTCTCGCCTTCCCCTTCTACGCCGCCGGCATGTGCTTCGAAGGCGCCTTCAACGGCTCCGGTGACACCTGGACCCCCACCCGACTGAACTTCTTCTGCTTCTGGCTCGGCCAGGTGCCTCTCGCCTTGATTTTCGCCGTGCCCTTGAAGATGGGAGCGCTGGGCGTATACATCGCCGTGCCTGTTTCGTTCGGCGTGCTCACCCTGTGGAGCGCCGTGCTCTTCAGGCGCGGTAAGTGGAAGGAGAAGAAGGTGTAG
- a CDS encoding type II toxin-antitoxin system RelE/ParE family toxin, with protein MKAVVLHPAAERELAEVTSYFEAVDSALAEAFTACILQYSTKLAANPQHFSIRRGLVRRANLLPRFGEYYLPFMVWRDRVVILAIAHAKRRPYYWRNRINDAKRRFGGDN; from the coding sequence ATGAAGGCAGTGGTACTGCATCCTGCGGCAGAGCGGGAACTTGCCGAGGTCACTTCCTACTTTGAAGCCGTTGATTCTGCATTGGCCGAAGCATTCACTGCTTGTATTCTTCAGTACAGCACAAAGCTGGCCGCAAATCCTCAGCATTTCAGTATCCGCCGCGGCCTTGTACGAAGAGCTAATCTTTTGCCCAGATTTGGTGAGTACTATCTACCTTTTATGGTCTGGCGGGATCGTGTAGTTATTCTGGCTATCGCACACGCTAAACGCCGCCCTTACTACTGGCGGAACCGTATCAATGACGCCAAAAGGCGATTTGGCGGTGATAATTGA
- a CDS encoding addiction module protein, with protein sequence MPSALEHIKEEIKALRPAERYDLWSELSREFDPVESSEEDEEAVEAAWDIEIDARVREVQEGKVDLIPVDEAIERIRTKLAEQRKLRSSGQ encoded by the coding sequence ATGCCCTCCGCGCTGGAACACATCAAAGAGGAAATCAAGGCCCTCCGCCCTGCGGAACGGTATGATCTCTGGAGTGAACTCTCCCGGGAGTTCGACCCTGTGGAGAGCTCGGAAGAGGACGAGGAGGCTGTGGAAGCTGCTTGGGACATCGAAATCGATGCACGAGTGCGAGAAGTTCAGGAGGGCAAAGTCGATCTGATTCCGGTGGACGAAGCCATAGAGCGTATCCGAACCAAGCTTGCAGAGCAACGAAAGCTGCGCAGCTCTGGGCAATGA